The Leishmania panamensis strain MHOM/PA/94/PSC-1 chromosome 19 sequence genome contains the following window.
CGCCTACGCCGAGGCTGAAATGACCGTGGAGGAAGAGTCGACACTGGACAAGGAGCTGGCTGAGGCGTTGCGCATGGCGGACGACCTCCTGCGCTTCGCGTaggctggcggtggtgtgatGATTGCCGCGGAGGAAAGTGTAACCGCTGGTCTCCCTCATCCTCGCATAGCCCGTCTAatgtttttttcccccttctttcGCATTTCCGTAGTGTGGCGAAATGGCGGTGGGacatgcagagagaaggcggctTGCGTAGGTGCCTGCGTGTTTGTTCAGGTATGCACAGCAGAGCCTCGACAGCGGCTGGTtgccgctcccccctcctcgaccGCAGCGGTGAATTGGCACAGCCATCAGCACCACCCGCACCTAGTgagaaagcaaaggaaacGGATGTGTGCGTATCGTGCCACTTTACATGAAGGAGTGAGCGCTATAGTCGAATGCTGATGGACAGCGCTGGCCTTGCCTCACTCATCTTGCCCCCCTTCTGAACAAGGGATACTGAAGCTCAAACCATGATGTGAGAAGGGCACGCGGCGCACGCACTGGCGCGCCAAGCCAACGACTGCagatgctgctggagagcTACTTTACCCTCTTTGCTTTGTTCTCCAtacctccttctcttttacTCCACCATGGTGGTCACGGTGACCACGTTTCCACGCTCACACTGGGTCTCGCCACCGCAATTATGCCTCCCTTCCACTCACTAGCTATTCACCGTAATCCTCAGTAAAACAGAAGCCATACATCGAGCTCTCTCTGTATTGTGTTTCCCCCTTTCAAGCCTTCACTTCGATTTTTcatttgcccccccccctgtcctCGCTAAAATCATCGTTTCCTAGTGCCTCGGTGTGAAGCGTCTCGCACAGAACTAGCTTGCTCGCCCCCGCGCGAGAACTGTaatcccttttctctcctgtgccttttgctcccttcccccctggctgccttctctcgctcaaCCCCGTGCGTAtaccccctttcctctcctctccctcgccagCAGCCGTCAACTCTTCACCCCTCCACCCTTTGGTAGTGTCCCTTCATACGTAGTCATTCATTCGCCTCATTGTGTTCCGTCTCCATTGCGTTCCCGTTTCCCTCGCtatttgtgtgtgggtgaggcgtgcgtgtggggggcCTCTCAAGCGCGCGTACACACCCGAGTCTGCACATTACAGTCGTACGCGGAAATAGAGCACGCGATTTGCCCGATATATTTTTCCTTTATTctggcgtgtgtgcccctTTAAGTGACCTCTGTGTCAGTGTGCACCTCACgaccctcctctcttcgtctCCCTCATTCTCCACTTACCTtccctgcgtgtgtgttgcgtCGTGCTGGTGTTGCCGAGCTTCCACTCAAGGCCGCGCTGTTGTACCGCTTCTGCCCTctcagcccccctccccctccttccgcATTCGGTGCGTATAACGCCTGCCCTTCTGTCACGATGCTCCGCTTCTGCCCTCTCGGCCGCCTTGACGCCctcgcaccgctgcagctccaacCGCGTCGCTCCTACGCCACTGGGGCACGCTCCACCGCACAGGAGCAGCGCTACTACACAGAGCCGTTGCGCGCCCCCAAGTACGGCATCAGCACCATCGTGGGCCGTCAGAGGAGCAAGGTCGGGGCGGCGaacgctgctgcgacggcgtcTGGAGTGGCCCCGTCGCCCATGGCGGAGGAGATCGCCGCTGGTCTTGGCCACAGGATCGGCGTGGTGCATCCTAATACCGTGACACGCTGCCTGGACGTGAACCGGTCACCCAGGGAACAACTCGTATGCCTTATCACCTCCCACTGCCGGCCAGTTCGTTACAACGGCGCCGGCGTGCCCGTGGAtgggtcgctgctgctgttgccgtggcaggagcagctgcggctgtgcacTGCTATCCTCGCGGCGCTATATATCACCAAGACTTTCTTCGACGTGATGCGCTTCGAGCTGCTTTACTATGGTGTGTGGAAGGTGTGTTACCGCAACGACGACTCCTTGATGAAACGTCTGCTCTACTACGGCTCAACGGCTATGCTTGGGGTTGGGCTGCTCTTCAGCTTCAGTCTGaactttttcctctctgcgtgtttgGTGGGGCGCCGTGAAATTGCTGGGCAGATGGTATGCAATGTTTTTGCCTACGTGATACCACGCCGTACGCTACAGCGGCTGACGAACCGAAGGGGgtgctgatggcgctgcttAGAAATAATGGACCGAGCAccactgcctccccccctccaccgtGTGTTGGTGTACTTCTGTACGTGCGTACattcgccttctccttcacgttaactcgttctctctcgtttgctCGCTTTAGGGATTTCTGCCTCCCTCGGTGGTGCTTGCCGGcgctctgtttctctttcgtcGCACCACCTCACCGCGGCGAATTCGAACGCCCGGGTGTATGACAGGCGAACAAAGCCACAGTCGGGAGAGAGAATCATGGAAAGGTGTGTAGGAGCGCTCCTGAGGCGAAAGGTGTTAGGGTGGGCGAGACCGCACTGCAGCCCGTAGCGCACAGACAGtcaggcacacgcactgacgaagaggaaggaaaaaaagggggactGAGGGAAACCTACGAGACGACTCACCGGCACGTTGTTGGCTGTAGCATCTCTCTGTGGAGACGCCCGCACGATCGTGTTTCGACTTGTCTTCGCCTCTTCGCCCTTCTTTTTCCGCTTggctgttgcggctgcgctgctgcctttgccTCAATACTTCAttttctcgttttttttgctttgttGCCGGCTGCTTTCCGCCATCTTCCACAGTTCGcaggtcctcctcctcctcccccctttctctccacgCTTCttttgccgctgccaccaccatcaccccccccctgcggCGTTTTCTCTCTGACTCTCCTTCAGTTGCTTGCCGGCCTTCTTTTGAtgttatatatatatatatatatattgcAGGCCTGccctccgccttccccctctccctttctctacGAACCTCCCGTTTCTTCCTCGATCTCTCGCTGTGAGGCttacctgtgtgtgtgtgtgtggtcacTTCGCTACCTCTCTCACTGGTACGCGTAGTGGCATTgcacccctctcttcacaAGTCTCTTCTtgaatttttttttcccttcgtTGCTCCTATGATCACCGAGCTGTGTGGGTGCTTGTACTTGTCCTCTTGGTGCTGTGACTCTTGCCGCTACCTCTCTTGCGTTTGCCTTTGTTTCTCTATTCTGTCCAACCTGACTGCTGAGATGCCCGCACCGCCTGTTCATCTTCCCCCAAACAGCCCTTTTCCACGTGTGAGTCTTCTTCActtgtccccctcccccctctcacgcTGTCCCTCTTtggggtgaggagagggggaggggagtcCCCTTCCCATCCACCGTCAACATCGGCGCTCTACTTGGTGTGTTGGTTCTTCCTCTGTTTTGTATTGAACTTCAAGGCCGTGTGCGCTGCAGTAGCACTCGAACCGTATTCCCGTGAGTTTCTCTTCATATTCCTCTCACTGCAACGGCTTTCTGCAATCTTCATTTTCCGCCTCTGTCCCCATCACAACGCACGAGCGCGTCAATACCTAcgtgcctgcctgcctgtgtgtgcggctCCGTGTGGATGTGTCGCCACGAGTGACAtagaagaagcgaaagagaaagccAAATAAACAACGCCTACAAGAGTCACGTTGGTCAAAAAATCCTcggcacacccacgcacactctTCTTTAGTGTCCTAAAGCCGTGCTCGTGCGATGCACCACGCTACCAAACAACCGATGGCATCTGCGATCATCGGCATCTTTTAAGGCCAGCTAATCAGCCAATAAACAGCTGGACTGCAGGAaggcacagaaaaaaagagacgcacGTATCATCAGCTGCACTTCGCCCTATTCCTCTGTTGCGCAAGCACCCAACATGCATGAGCGTGTCGCACGCGTCTTTCGTACAacacacctcctccccctctcgctccctctctcgctctctcctccccccattcTCTGGTGGTCTCAAATGACGCCAACGTCGCCCGCATACACACATTTCTGCGTCTTTATTTGGGTGATTGTCGCCCCACGTGTGgaaagacacgcacacaaagaaaagcCTCCTCGCATACCCACCCCCGTACGATATGCTCACTCGACTCAGCCTGAACCGCATTCTCGCGCCTTCGGCGAATTCCTCGCTCTGCAAGGCGCGACCATTACTGACGATGTCTGCGCATCAgcctctgcgctgcgctcAGCGGCGATGCGCCACCAAGGCCGAGGCCAAGGCATCCACTGGGGCGAAGCAGCAAGCAACCTCGGCTACCGGCGGGGCTGCAGAGACGAAGATCGCGTCTCAGCACCCGGCTTCGCACGGTCCGCAGCGCAAGGACTGGCGCACGCACAAGGAAGTTGTCTACGTCAAGGGTGTTCCGGCGAAGGGAAGCCTCTTCAAGCTGCCACTGGCGGAGCAGTTCATCATTTGCCTTGTCTTCTCCATTGCTGGGTCAGCCGCAGTGTACCTCGTGCGGCCGCAGATTCGTTACCTCTGCCATAACGGCTTTCTCGGGCTCACTGACGAGGCGGGGTGGTGGAACGGGCCGTGGCTCTACCGCCTCATGTACTGCCTCATCATGTTCCCCAGCTACTCACTCatcctcttcgtcgtcgGTGGGCTGTTTGGGCGTCGCATCTGGTTCTCCTTCATGATCCATAAGATGTGGTCCCGCTTCCTCACACGCAATGCGTCGCGGCGCCTGGAGCACTTGCTGGACCTGCAGCACTATTAAGGAGGCGGTGGAATGAATAGAGATGCGTCCGGAGAGTGACTGGGAGGTACTTTGCAGGCAGaaatggagagggagacatgGACTAGATCCAGGCGACACAGCTGTCCTCTTTCTGTGGTCGAGtggtgcgtatgtgtgcgccTTGCCCAGTCACTCACGTTTGCTGCTCCCTTCTTATCTTGACAGTTGTTCTCGAGCCTGTAGGCAGCGGTGTTGTGGATGAATGGATGTGATGACGGCAGCTGGACAGAGATGcgcgcgtacgtgtgtgtgtgtgtgtgtgtgtctgagCTTCTGCGGCGTTAGCGCGAAAGACCAGCTTGGTGCAGAGGAATCCGTGTGGGGCTCGATGAATGCATCGGGTGATGTGTTGAGCAAACGAGATTGCTGATTCggaaaggaggtggaggacaaGGAACGAGGCTGTTGAGTCAAGATGTGTTCGTGTGCtagggaggtgtgtgtgaaCGATAGGTCTCTTTACCTACTAACGCAGCATCCGCACGGAATCCGAGGGCTGATAAAAAGCGTTTCTCCAgtcctttcctcccctctccgtgAAGTTTGcctttcgtttttctccCCCAGAGTAGTTGCGTGTGGCGTTGCCTCGGTCTCCCCGCTTGTATAAAACgacgtccttctctctcccattTGACCCACCATATGCCAACTTTTCTCCTGCGCATGTTGCGTGTCCCTCCACTCCATCTCTGTTAGCTTTTATtcgccccttctccctctctctctctctctgtgccacGCATCTTTGCCCGCATCTCGAGCGTATGTCTTTGCGCGGTGCACATAGTGTCGCCTGCCACACCCTCCGCTACTGTTGCCCCCAGCCGGTCTGCATCCTtgttctccaccacctcgcgcGCCTTCACCCTCCCGCTCTTCCGTGGTGTAGCACTCTGAGGAAGGACTGTGTGCGACTCTTTTAGGTGGTCCGCTGGACAGCATTCGGCTCACAGAAgtgcaccacacacacacacacacacacgtgttgTGGACTCTGCACTGCCTCTCTATTCCCAAACGGAAATACGTGTCAGTTCTGCTGGACTTGGACACTCGAACATACCTGCTGtaccactgctgccccctCTGCCGTGATTTACACCACGGACATGGAGAAAACTATCAACATCTTTGGTCGCGGCACACCCGCTGGCGAGGCAATTTACCGCTGCTATGTTGCCCCCTCCAAACCCAGCACGCTCGACCCTGAGCTCGCAGCCCTGCTGGCGCGTCGACGCCAAGAGCGGGAGGTCGCCGAGGCAGCTCAGGTGCACCCGAAGCCTATTCCAAAGTCGAAGGCGCCGGTCCACCGGCCCCGCGTTGGTCTGAGAAGGCGGCCAACCGAGGAGGAATACGCGCGCTGGCGGTTGAGCAATATCTCGCATCGCCGCTCCAAGGTTGCCatagaggcagaggaggaggcgcgcagAGGGATACCGCAGTCCGTCAACGACCGCTTCACCCGCCCGGCTATCACGGACGCCGAGAAGGATCGGCTGGCGGATGTCATGGCCTACGGTGCTGAACTGCCCAAGCCAAAGGAGTTCACCGGGGCGCAGCGAGTccgccttcaccgcctcaACCCGCGCGCTGAACTCGAAGATCGGTTCGCGAGGTTGCGTCAGATCGCacaggaggtgcagagcgagctcgcgcagctccgacAGGGTAGCCTTGGTGtcggcgcctcctcgccctctgGCGGCAATGCGGTTGATGATGTGCTTGATGCTCAAGCGCGACTCTCCGAGCGCCGCTCTCGTGGAGATGGCAGCGACTCCGTCACCGCCTCTCCGCATCCGCTGGTGACGGCCACTTCgcctggcgccgccgccaccagcgaTGTGCTCAACATCGGTGGCACTCGTGTTGGCCGTCACGGCGGCAACCGCATGAGCAAAATTGAACGATGCCAACGGGAACGGGAACTGCAGAGCCACCTGGATACGGTGATTGCCGAAATGGAGGCGGTAGACCGGGAGTTAAGCCGACTCCCCATTTCCTCGTAGGGATGCCTGTGCCGGCTTGACGCTACCTACTAAAGACCTAGGtcgtgttgttgttgcgcttACTCTTGATGTACTCTTcacctgcctccccctctctcctctcctctggtGAGCACAGCTCCAAACAGAGACACACTTGCTCAGTGCTCCCCTTTACTACAGAGGCAAGGCTTATCggtgtgcgtacgtgtgcgtgtgcatctctgCGCTCACCGCTCTGCGTGCCTTTTCCAAGTCCGGCGACCGgcaaaaggagagaaaacagcTTCGTGCTTAATGTTGTTGTTCGAAGGGACCGCATCGCCCTGCTCAGTGGCGCATACGAACGATCATTCGAGACTTTGTTGTGTTTGCCCTTGCCCTCCCGAGAAAACAGACTCGGTCCATCGGTCTCGCGGTCGTGGGGAGtggggagtgggaggggggggcaagcACCCAGCGCCGACGCGACCCGTAAGTCATGTACGTCGCGGCAATGCCTGTCCTCGTTCCACGCAAACGCACAAGGCGGAGTGAAGACTTGCATGTGCGACTGCGTGCCTTCGGGTGCTTTATCCATTCTCTCTGCTCGCCTGTGCGCCGTTTCTCCCCTCCGCCCTTCCAAAGGCGTCCAGTGcgacgcccccccccctcgttGCCGCTCGTTGCCTCTCTTTGCACTCATGAAGTTCACCGACATTTCTGTTCCGCTCTGCTGTTTTCCGTTCCCCATCGCTGGGAACTCTCCCtactcccctccctccctctgacTGACCAACAACACGGGCATCGCTACGCATGCATAAaggcgacacacacacacaccacacaccacacacacaccacacaccacacacacaccacacaccacacaccacacacacaggatCGAAGTGCACAGCACGGTACCCTTTCCTTGCACGCCTCtgaccctccccctccctcgagAGGGCAAAGTATTCTGCTGGACCCGTAGAGATATATAgatatatgtatatatgtcttttccctttcatctggcccaactgctgctgcacttctTCAGTATTGGGTAAGACGAAGACGTAGAGCTACGCAAAACACTTTGATTCTCGTACCAGTGGCCGCTGCGGTCGCACAGCTTCTTCCCTCAGATGAGTAGGTGCGAGTGTGTGCCAGGTGGGGTGTGTTGCTGCTCATGCTACTGCTGTCTCTGAGTCTCTTTCTTAGTGCGTggtgtgcttctccttcacaGATTCGATGTGATTCCGCTTCATTCCTGCGCCCCTTCATTGACCTGCTCACGTGTCTCTTGTCCTCTCGCTTTTCGTTCCTCTTGCGTGACGCTGCCTGCCATATcgtcctttctctccttcgtaGGCGCTTTAAAGGTTTGCATGTTTTTCTGCCTGCACTTCTCACCATCGCGTCTTCCATGTCGCAGTCTGGCGAGGTTGAGTCAGTGCTGCATCGGTTCCTCGCGGTGGAGGGTAGTCTACGCAGGCCCAAGACTTGCCATGAAAAcagccctcctccactgGTCAAGGtgacctcctccgccactcCAGTCGATGAGGCAGTGACGCTGAACGGTCATCCAACTCGTCGCTCGAGCAGTGCTTCGGGGTCCCCGGCGCACGCGGCTGCCGTTGCGGAAGAGGAATCCTCAACTTGGTACCGCGATCTgggcggcgccagcacctccagctcgTCCGCTAGCAGCGAGACACAAGAGGAGGCAGCAACACCACCtcgctgctcgagcagcaaCCAACACGCTATCACCCCCACTGCAGTCGCCGACACCTTCGCGCAAGCGCccgcgctgcgcagctcgatTCCAAGTGCGTCACCATCGCccccgctgtcgctgtcacATCCTGTCGTGCAGTTTCTGAcgggtgtgcagctgcaagGTTACTCCGCCCGGCTCATGTGCGATCTCGACATTCGATCAATCTCAGACTTGGCGGAGTGGTGCTCCACTTTGAAGGACGCGAGCGTGCTGCTGGGGCcctctgcgtcgctgcaACAACAAAACGAACTGCTGCGAGGGTTTCGACGGTGGGAACGTGATGAAGCTCGTCGTGCCAAAGCAGAGGCTACGGAGGCACGCCAGCGCGCACTGAGGGAGAACCGCGTCGCCAAGGGGGTGGCCAAGAGTCTTTGTGCAAAGAAAAGCCGGTCGCGCACCGTCAAAACGAAGGAAAGCAGGGCGACGACCACCTGTACAGCGCACAGCGGTGGCCCTGAGGACGGAAGAGGAAGTGACACTGGAAGCGGTCAACAGTCAATGCAGATCTCTGCTACCCTTGGCAGCTGCGTAGGCACTCATGGAAGCGCATTCTTTCGTCTCTCTGACGTGTGCGACcacgtgctgcagccgcactccaccaccaccgaccTCTGCCTCGCTGAGGCAGACCCCCATGCCATCgcgggcggcagcggtgacgtCGTTGCGTCATCGTTgaaggtgccgccgcctcatGCAGCGTTCTTCGTagcctcttcctcctgtcCCTCGCTCACAACGCGCGCCATCGAATTAATGGGTCAGCTGTCACATCGGTGCACTTACTCTCGTGAAGCAGCGGCTCGTCGACGTCGAGCtgggcggcaccgctgttgccgcgCCGGTCGTGGTAGCCAGGGAGAGTGCGCGGACGCGACATTGAGGACAGCGACCAAAGTAGCACCGTACGATGTGGATGCGGAGGACGTCGATGCCGTGACAACGAGCGACCTGACCAgccacagcagaggcagccACCGTGGAGGCTCTGAAGAAAGTGCTGTTTTGTGCGATGTTGAGACGAGGATGCCTCAAGCTGAGGGGAGTACGGACGGCGACACTGGTGATGCGCTGCCCGGTGAGGAGAGTCTCCCCAGcggtgcgcagcgagcgAACGTAGCCTCTGCTGCACGCCTAGCGCGCTATGAGATGGAGGAGGTATCCCCAAACGCGGAGGAGTTGGTACCTCCTCCGGCGCTGTCCACGGCTTGCGACTCGTGCGAATCGGGTCTGTCGACCGTTCTATGCTCCTTGCGTGAGGCCGTGGAGCAACAACCCGTCGTGCAGGAGCTAAGCGGACCTGACGGTGTGGATGGAAATGACTCAGCAAGCGCCCACTGGCCACTAGCCGCATTGAGCGCGCCACCTGATGCATTCGGCGATGTGTTCACAGAAAACGACTCCGCCACTGCGGAGTCTCACCGCCCCGTTTGCAACGATCTAGTGACCACGAGCCACATATCCCTCGCCGCATTATCCACCTACActgaggtgcaggtgcttcCCCCACTAGAGCCAACGGTGGCGCCGGGGGATGCCAGTGTATTACCAGTATCGGAGGCGACAGGTAAGACGGCAAGCCCTGACGCTCACCCTATCGCAGCGCGATATCCAGCGATGGATAGCGGCGCATCTTGTAacgcatcgcagcagcagcagcaacaccgagACTCCTTTGCCCTCGTGCCCGAGAGCTCAGCACAGCCGCGACAAAGTGGGCAGATAAAGTCGTCACTCGCGACTACTGgtacctctctccccaccaaCGACACTGCGAAGCGAAGCACTTTTTTGGAGGGCCAACTCGAAGATGCACGACACCGCCTCGACGACGCGCTGCGAGAGGCGTTGCGGTCGTACAACGCGGAGGTGAAGGCCATCAGGTATTCAACGGCTCTTCCTCTCACGGACGACACGGTGGCAAACAAGTGTGTACCCCTACGCGCTGTTCTGCAGCCTATACCTTTCTCGGCACGAGCCGCGGGTGCGTATGctcctggtgctgcagcggagctggGTACACCGACGGAGCTAGTTCTCTGGATGCTgagtgaggaagggggcaTCAAAGGTGCCGAGACACACAGTtgctcttccccttctcccacgGCAGCCGTGTCTGGTGGGGCTGAGCCAGAGGAACgtgccgccttctctgctgctgccgcgctccATCGCGTGAGTGCTGATAGGGAAGTTCTGTCAGTCATGACCAGCACCGACACATCGACGCGCACAACAGTGCGCTCCACAGCCGCGCCGGTGGTCGCCCTGTACTGCTGTTCTACGCTGTCTTCAGCCGCCACGCTCCAGGGCGAAGGGTGCGCCGGCACAGCGGCACTTAGCGCTCTGACCCCAAGAGGGGCGGTAGAGTGTCGTTTGATCagagacgacgaggacgaagAGGGTGATGGCGTCAGCTGCGAAAGCGTTGGTCGATTGACGACCGGCACTCAGCACCTCTCCACGCACGTCGAGATGAGCAATGCAAGCAAGGCTCCGAGGGGCCCTACTCTTGCTTCGGACGACAAGGTCGCAGCTGAAGGGCGTAGTGGCAACATGGGCGATTATCTCTGGGTGGCTCAAGACTCCCCACTGATTGTGCAGCAAAGCCCATTCGCAGATCCCGCTGATGCCAACGTCAATACGATAGAGAATGTGCCGAGCAGCGACGAGTGGTGGGCGGAGTACGGCATCGAGGCGCTGGAATACACTCAGAACAGTCCCGACAGCGGTGCCGGCGGATGGGCTGCCTCGCTCGGCGTCAACGCAGCGGATCCTCGTACCACCTCCAATGGAGTCGGTGGGTTACCGACTCGAGAAGTCGACACCCCGTCACCCGCACCGGTGGAGGTAATTGAGCTTCACTCCGGTACCGATTCGGTGGATGCCGACTcacgcggcagcgacgacgagcgCGATGCGCGCACTCGCTCCCCAGAGGCATCTTCTGATCTCCGCTCACGAGCGgccccctcgctgccgctgccacccttgtcgccgccgcgcgatAGGTTCGGCGAGGGGCTCACGGTCTCTTCGACCACTGCGTCTGCGGCGCCGATGCGCTCATCACTGCAACCGTTCTTGGACAGCCGTCTGCATCCTGATGCGTGGCCGCGCATGACGAACGCCGAACTGCGCCAGCTCTGCGGCGAGTTCGGTTTGCTGGTTCTTCCGCCGACTAGCGGGGATGCCACAGCACATGAACAGGGAAGCATTCCACAGCGGCGCGCTGTCTTGCTGGAGCGCGAGTCGCTgttggaggcgctgcggctgctcgcCACACGCCTCCGTTTCCGCCACACTGTCGCACCATTTTTTCTGCACCGCGTAACGCGGCTGAGCGGACTACCCTACAAGCGCATGCGCGTCGCCAACTTCGTGGACGAAGGCA
Protein-coding sequences here:
- a CDS encoding hypothetical protein (TriTrypDB/GeneDB-style sysID: LpmP.19.0480), with the translated sequence MEKTINIFGRGTPAGEAIYRCYVAPSKPSTLDPELAALLARRRQEREVAEAAQVHPKPIPKSKAPVHRPRVGLRRRPTEEEYARWRLSNISHRRSKVAIEAEEEARRGIPQSVNDRFTRPAITDAEKDRLADVMAYGAELPKPKEFTGAQRVRLHRLNPRAELEDRFARLRQIAQEVQSELAQLRQGSLGVGASSPSGGNAVDDVLDAQARLSERRSRGDGSDSVTASPHPLVTATSPGAAATSDVLNIGGTRVGRHGGNRMSKIERCQRERELQSHLDTVIAEMEAVDRELSRLPISS
- a CDS encoding hypothetical protein (TriTrypDB/GeneDB-style sysID: LpmP.19.0490), with product MPQAEGSTDGDTGDALPGEESLPSGAQRANVASAARLARYEMEEVSPNAEELVPPPALSTACDSCESGLSTVLCSLREAVEQQPVVQELSGPDGVDGNDSASAHWPLAALSAPPDAFGDVFTENDSATAESHRPVCNDLVTTSHISLAALSTYTEVQVLPPLEPTVAPGDASVLPVSEATGKTASPDAHPIAARYPAMDSGASCNASQQQQQHRDSFALVPESSAQPRQSGQIKSSLATTGTSLPTNDTAKRSTFLEGQLEDARHRLDDALREALRSYNAEVKAIRYSTALPLTDDTVANKCVPLRAVLQPIPFSARAAGAYAPGAAAELGTPTELVLWMLSEEGGIKGAETHSCSSPSPTAAVSGGAEPEERAAFSAAAALHRVSADREVLSVMTSTDTSTRTTVRSTAAPVVALYCCSTLSSAATLQGEGCAGTAALSALTPRGAVECRLIRDDEDEEGDGVSCESVGRLTTGTQHLSTHVEMSNASKAPRGPTLASDDKVAAEGRSGNMGDYLWVAQDSPLIVQQSPFADPADANVNTIENVPSSDEWWAEYGIEALEYTQNSPDSGAGGWAASLGVNAADPRTTSNGVGGLPTREVDTPSPAPVEVIELHSGTDSVDADSRGSDDERDARTRSPEASSDLRSRAAPSLPLPPLSPPRDRFGEGLTVSSTTASAAPMRSSLQPFLDSRLHPDAWPRMTNAELRQLCGEFGLLVLPPTSGDATAHEQGSIPQRRAVLLERESLLEALRLLATRLRFRHTVAPFFLHRVTRLSGLPYKRMRVANFVDEGTVLTRDDLRQARLRYKAEEQEEVDRCIVSALVAEAAETVEQYAQSVASRLTTLPLFAAEGSNRTNMKVTATLSALTSLPSGEVRCCYDQILLREPVSIDASAAVVQSSFPHISHTRVQQLLAANEVIADAVVTASYRSPSPLPSSPLTEVATPVQLEAGQAIAVPRPSGELTGDTSPSINQTDDGGAVQATATTTPLSQEERKRANARRYFAQRGYITRRQRGD
- a CDS encoding hypothetical protein (TriTrypDB/GeneDB-style sysID: LpmP.19.0460), whose protein sequence is MLRFCPLGRLDALAPLQLQPRRSYATGARSTAQEQRYYTEPLRAPKYGISTIVGRQRSKVGAANAAATASGVAPSPMAEEIAAGLGHRIGVVHPNTVTRCLDVNRSPREQLVCLITSHCRPVRYNGAGVPVDGSLLLLPWQEQLRLCTAILAALYITKTFFDVMRFELLYYGVWKVCYRNDDSLMKRLLYYGSTAMLGVGLLFSFSLNFFLSACLVGRREIAGQMVCNVFAYVIPRRTLQRLTNRRGC
- a CDS encoding hypothetical protein (TriTrypDB/GeneDB-style sysID: LpmP.19.0470) produces the protein MLTRLSLNRILAPSANSSLCKARPLLTMSAHQPLRCAQRRCATKAEAKASTGAKQQATSATGGAAETKIASQHPASHGPQRKDWRTHKEVVYVKGVPAKGSLFKLPLAEQFIICLVFSIAGSAAVYLVRPQIRYLCHNGFLGLTDEAGWWNGPWLYRLMYCLIMFPSYSLILFVVGGLFGRRIWFSFMIHKMWSRFLTRNASRRLEHLLDLQHY